From Erigeron canadensis isolate Cc75 chromosome 8, C_canadensis_v1, whole genome shotgun sequence, one genomic window encodes:
- the LOC122578959 gene encoding NAC domain-containing protein 6 produces the protein MEDTRLKLELPGFRFHPTEEELLEYYLKKMVSGSNTCAKIIGFLNIYLYDPWILPELSKIGEREWYFFVPRSIKNGNGGRPNRTTKNGFWKATGSDRKIFSSSKTNKYLGLKKTLVFYKGRAPNGSKTDWVMSEYRLPESSPLSKEMVLCKVYRKATSIKVLEQRAAMEEVQIPSSPSSIHSQHLDSLVPLPIKSINVESNLKSDASKEPSLKLPTGAEKLSELRLPKRDTDWCQDSQFRSPWLQNLIYTPSPCANKLNF, from the exons ATGGAGGATACTAGGTTGAAGCTCGAATTGCCTGGATTTCGATTTCACCCGACCGAAGAAGAGTTGCTAGAATATTATCTCAAAAAGATGGTTTCTGGCAGCAATACTTGTGCCAAAATAATCGGATTTCTCAACATTTACCTCTACGATCCTTGGATCCTGCCAG AACTCTCTAAGATTGGGGAGAGAGAATGGTATTTTTTTGTGCCAAGGAGCATAAAGAATGGTAACGGGGGAAGACCAAATCGAACCAccaaaaatgggttttggaaGGCAACTGGGTCGGATCGTAAAATATTCTCTTCATCTAAGACAAACAAGTACCTTGGCTTGAAGAAAACTTTGGTGTTCTACAAAGGCAGGGCACCTAACGGAAGCAAAACAGATTGGGTCATGAGTGAGTACCGGTTGCCCGAGTCTTCCCCATTATCAAAG GAAATGGTGCTGTGTAAAGTATACCGAAAGGCAACTTCCATCAAGGTGTTGGAGCAAAGGGCAGCCATGGAAGAAGTACAGATCCCTTCCTCTCCAAGTTCGATTCATAGTCAGCATCTTGACTCGTTGGTACCACTACCAataaaatcaatcaatgttGAATCCAACTTGAAGAGTGACGCCAGCAAGGAACCGAGCCTGAAATTACCAACAGGAGCAGAAAAGCTATCAGAACTCCGATTGCCAAAAAGGGACACGGATTGGTGTCAAGATTCACAGTTTCGTAGCCCATGGCTACAAAATCTGATTTACACCCCTTCTCCTTGTGCCAATAAACTTAACTTTTAA
- the LOC122580561 gene encoding uncharacterized protein LOC122580561, protein MAHYAIQQDVRDTASSSRTYTRRDDRSESHNRVFRDYFAEEPKFNETFFRQRFRMSRRLFVKIASDLENNFSYFQRKIDARGKWGFSALQRCTSAVRQLGYGSNPDSLDDYLNMSERSSRDTLNAFCDGVIKLYRHEYLRRPTRTDTQRILDHHASYHGFPGMLGSLDCTHWGWDNCPVAWRDQYTRGDHHGPTISLEAVASQDCWIWHAYFGVAGSNNDINVLNQSPLFNPFEDGTAPLVSFTVNGTEYQYPYFLVDRIYPRYAMFVKTISYPTGEKRIQFAKAQEAARKDVERAFGIIKKNGKYLENRQDKWKKPVCMRVVFFTT, encoded by the exons ATGGCACATTATGCGATTCAACAAGATGTCCGTGATACTGCCTCCTCTTCAAGAACGTATACAAGACGCGACGATCGCAGTGAGTCTCACAACCGTGTTTTTCGAGATTATTTTGCCGAGGAACCGAaatttaatgagactttttttagacAAAGGTTTCGTATGAGTAGACGGTTGTTTGTGAAGATAGCTTcagatttggaaaacaattttagttattttcaaAGGAAGATAGACGCTCGTGGTAAATGGGGGTTTTCGGCTTTACAGAGATGCACATCTGCAGTTCGCCAGTTAGGATACGGTAGTAATCCCGACAGTTTAGATGATTACCTAAATATGTCGGAAAGATCGTCACGTGACACCCTTAATGCTTTTTGTGATGGAGTCATTAAGTTGTATCGGCATGAATATTTGCGTAGGCCAACGCGTACTGATACGCAACgcattcttgatcatcatgcgtcttatcatggtttccccggcatgttag ggagtcttgattgtacacattGGGGTTGGGATAATTGTCCAGTAGCTTGGCGTGACCAGTACACGCGAGGTGATCATCACGGGCCGACGATATCGCTTGAAGCAGTTGCATCACAGGATTGTTGGATTTGGCACGCATACTTTGGTGTTgccggttcaaacaacgacattaatgtgttgaaccaatctcctttgttcaatccttttgaagACGGCACAGCACCGTTGGTGTCATTCACTGTAAATGGAACTGAATATCAGTACCCGTATTTTCTCGTGGATAGGATCTACCCAAGATATGCGATGTTTGTGAAAACGATTTCCTATCCAACCGGTGAGAAAAGGATTCAATTTGCTAAGGCACAGGAGGCTGCAAGGAAGGATGTGGAGCGAGCTtttggtattataaaaaaaaatggaaaatacttagagaaccggcaagacaaatggaagaaacccgtatgtatgcgtgttgtattcttcacaacatga
- the LOC122578957 gene encoding expansin-like A1, with the protein MSIFIYFLFTISTIIASASSACDRCLHQSKAVAFTNASALSYGACGYGSSAPSFYNGHLAAAIPSIFKLGSGCGACFQVRCMDGKLCSKAGTQVIVTDLNDKNTKAELVLSSRALMAMANKGMEQNILKLGAANVEYKRVPCNYKGKNLAVRVEESSNKPSSYLAIKFLYQGGQTEIVAVNVARVGSTNWGFLSRKSGAIWDTSRVPAGALQFRLVVTSGYDRKSIWAKSVLPANWNAGVVYDSGVQIDDVAEEGCGQCD; encoded by the exons ATGTCAATCTTCATTTACTTTCTCTTTACTATTTCAACAATAATTGCATCTGCTAGTAGTGCTTGTGATAGATGTCTGCATCAATCTAAAGCTGTTGCTTTCACCAATGCTTCTGCTCTTTCAT ATGGAGCATGTGGGTATGGTTCATCTGCTCCAAGCTTCTATAATGGCCATCTTGCTGCTGCTATTCCTAGCATTTTCAAACTTGGGTCAGGTTGTGGTGCTTGTTTCcag GTGAGGTGCATGGATGGTAAGTTGTGTTCAAAAGCTGGAACACAAGTGATAGTGACTGATTTGAATGATAAGAACACAAAGGCTGAGTTGGTGTTGAGCAGTAGAGCTTTAATGGCAATGGCTAACAAGGGTATGGagcaaaatatattaaaacttgGTGCTGCCAATGTGGAATATAAAAG GGTACCTTGTAATTACAAAGGAAAGAACTTAGCTGTGAGGGTGGAAGAATCAAGCAACAAGCCCAGTAGTTATCTTGCCATTAAGTTCTTGTATCAAGGTGGCCAAACCGAGATCGTGGCTGTTAATGTTGCAAGG GTTGGTTCGACAAATTGGGGCTTTCTTAGTAGAAAGTCAGGTGCTATTTGGGACACAAGTCGAGTTCCAGCAGGAGCATTGCAATTTCGGTTGGTGGTGACCTCTGGATATGATCGGAAAAGTATTTGGGCCAAAAGTGTCCTCCCGGCTAATTGGAACGCTGGAGTCGTGTATGACTCTGGTGTCCAAATCGATGATGTTGCTGAAGAAGGTTGCGGACAATGTGATTAA
- the LOC122580511 gene encoding uncharacterized protein LOC122580511: protein MGVTMHVKSDSDATSVEALTPPRSPRRPLYYVQSPSNHDANDKMSFGSSPFGSPGHPTHYHCSPIHHSRESSTSRTFSASIKNAIVKANHHGGHGGRDVSPWKRIEDDDDDVDGGDGDDVVPFRFYVLWFVLSFVILFSIFSLILWAASVSYKPKVFVKSMMFDNFNVQSGMDATGVPTDMLTLNTTVKVFYRNPATFFGVHVTVSPIEIHYFQLKLASGHVRKFYQSRKSERLIVAHVLGCQMPLYGGVSPFNAAIGHLKNVIVPVNMTFKMRSRAYILGKLVKPKFYKNVLCQVTLRGNQIGKHVNLTDSCIYRD from the exons ATGGGCGTAACAATGCATGTAAAATCCGATTCCGATGCAACAAGCGTGGAAGCACTCACACCACCCCGATCACCACGCCGCCCACTCTACTACGTCCAAAGCCCATCTAACCATGACGCCAATGACAAAATGTCATTCGGGTCAAGCCCCTTTGGGTCACCGGGTCACCCAACCCATTACCATTGTTCACCAATCCATCATTCTCGTGAATCTTCTACTTCTAGAACTTTTTCAGCTTCTATTAAAAACGCTATCGTTAAGGCTAACCATCATGGTGGACACGGTGGCAGGGATGTGTCTCCTTGGAAGAGaattgaagatgatgatgacgacgtggatggtggtgatggtgatgacgTGGTTCCGTTTAGGTTTTATGTGTTGTGGTTTGTGTTGTCGTTTGTGATTTTGTTTAGTATCTTTTCTTTGATTTTGTGGGCTGCCAGTGTTTCTTACAAACCAAAGGTTTTTGTCAAG AGCATGATGTTTGACAACTTTAATGTGCAATCTGGGATGGATGCAACAGGAGTACCAACGGATATGTTGACTTTGAATACAACGGTCAAGGTTTTTTACCGGAATCCGGCGACTTTTTTCGGTGTCCATGTGACTGTTAGTCCTATTGAAATCCATTATTTTCAACTCAAGCTTGCTTCTGGCCAT GTGAGGAAGTTTTACCAATCAAGAAAGAGTGAAAGATTGATCGTTGCACATGTTTTAGGGTGTCAAATGCCACTATATGGTGGGGTGTCGCCTTTCAATGCCGCTATCGGCCATCTCAAGAATGTAATAGTTCCTGTTAATATGACATTCAAGATGAGGTCAAGAGCATACATCTTAGGGAAGTTGGTGAAACCCAAATTCTACAAAAATGTTTTGTGCCAGGTCACATTACGAGGTAACCAAATTGGCAAACATGTCAACCTGACTGATTCTTGCATTTATCGTGATTAA
- the LOC122580337 gene encoding auxin-responsive protein SAUR66-like produces the protein MTPKKIAKIVNKWRKEALKSGCHNKENGSVTNKGHFVVYAIDQSRFVMPLHYLNNNVFLELLRISEEEFGLSRNGPITLPCDATLVKYLIDVFERGFSDDLEKALLASIVGDQ, from the coding sequence ATGACGCCTAAGAAAATTGCAAAAATTGTGAATAAATGGCGGAAAGAGGCTCTGAAAAGTGGTTGTCACAACAAAGAAAATGGTTCTGTGACAAACAAGGGCCATTTTGTGGTTTACGCTATCGATCAGAGTCGTTTTGTGATGCCATTGCATTATCTTAACAACAATGTTTTCTTGGAGCTTTTAAGGATCTCGGAAGAAGAGTTTGGGTTGTCTAGGAATGGGCCTATCACTCTACCTTGTGACGCGACTCTTGTGAAGTACTTGATCGATGTTTTCGAACGAGGTTTTTCTGATGACTTGGAGAAAGCATTGCTTGCTTCAATAGTCGGCGATCAATGA